A stretch of the Cytobacillus sp. IB215665 genome encodes the following:
- a CDS encoding LacI family DNA-binding transcriptional regulator has product MATMKDVAKAAGVSIITVSRVINTPEKVKLETREKIMKYMKELDFKPNHAAKALVSNRTKVIHVYIPIRLEAANPFVMNVIAGISEELSKSYYSFLLRRDRDIPLKCDGIIAMGLDKTDDDWLASLMDIPIVLFGHTDLNIDWLDVDNKKGSYLMTDHIIKQGHQRIGFIGINENKRFATDRLHGFCEALHDHEIRVENKFMRFTANEENCGYEKTLDLLTKENVTALFCSSDVLALGAMRAARTLRRKVPEEISISGFDGLGIDLLSYPSLTTIEQPVYDAGKQLARMVLERIENPEGAVVQQMMKPSLVKRNSVSSINQSQLD; this is encoded by the coding sequence ATGGCCACAATGAAGGATGTGGCGAAAGCCGCTGGTGTCTCGATAATAACCGTTTCAAGGGTGATTAATACACCTGAGAAGGTGAAGCTAGAGACGAGAGAAAAAATAATGAAATATATGAAAGAACTTGACTTTAAACCGAATCATGCTGCGAAGGCTCTTGTTTCTAATCGAACAAAGGTGATTCACGTATACATTCCAATTAGGCTTGAAGCTGCTAATCCATTCGTAATGAATGTGATTGCCGGTATTAGTGAGGAGTTAAGTAAATCTTACTATTCATTCCTTTTGAGAAGAGATCGTGACATCCCTTTGAAATGTGATGGTATTATTGCAATGGGTTTAGATAAGACAGATGACGATTGGCTGGCTAGTTTAATGGATATACCTATTGTGTTATTCGGACACACCGACCTAAATATTGATTGGTTAGATGTTGACAACAAAAAAGGGTCTTATTTAATGACTGACCATATTATTAAGCAAGGTCATCAACGGATTGGTTTCATTGGTATTAATGAAAACAAACGTTTTGCAACTGATCGATTGCACGGTTTTTGTGAAGCACTCCATGATCATGAAATTAGAGTCGAGAATAAATTTATGAGATTTACAGCAAATGAAGAAAATTGCGGATATGAAAAAACACTTGATTTACTAACAAAAGAAAATGTAACCGCACTCTTTTGTTCAAGCGATGTACTCGCATTAGGTGCGATGAGAGCAGCTAGGACATTAAGAAGGAAAGTTCCTGAAGAAATATCGATTTCAGGGTTTGATGGGTTAGGCATAGATTTATTATCTTATCCATCACTAACTACGATTGAGCAACCTGTTTATGATGCTGGGAAACAGCTAGCTAGAATGGTCTTAGAAAGAATTGAGAACCCAGAAGGTGCAGTCGTTCAACAGATGATGAAGCCGTCATTAGTTAAACGAAATTCTGTTAGCAGCATTAACCAGAGTCAGTTAGATTAG
- a CDS encoding carbohydrate ABC transporter permease, giving the protein MKIKLDRIFLYIFLSIFAVILVGPFIWLASSSFKESKDIFSTTFSLLPRHDDGSIYFSFDNYKYAFEYLNLGTLFFNTLFVAVIATFVNLILNSLAGYAFARLNFRGREVIFKILLVSLMIPSTVLLVPNMIIVNQLGLYDTLWALILPFTMSVYNVFLMRQHFYSLSKELEEAAIIDGASWFTIFWKIAMPLAKPILVILGIFTFMWNYNNYMWPLVVITTPENYTLSLGLGALISAADKNAELYPVMIAGSVMVALPLIIVFLFLQKHIMKGINIGGVKG; this is encoded by the coding sequence ATGAAGATTAAATTGGATAGAATATTTTTATATATTTTCTTGTCAATATTCGCAGTGATTCTTGTAGGACCATTTATTTGGTTAGCCTCTTCGTCTTTTAAAGAAAGTAAAGATATATTTTCAACTACTTTTTCTCTTTTGCCAAGACACGATGATGGCAGTATATATTTCAGTTTTGATAACTACAAGTACGCCTTTGAATATTTAAATTTAGGTACGCTATTTTTTAATACATTGTTTGTAGCGGTTATTGCAACTTTCGTTAACTTAATTTTAAATTCTTTAGCTGGTTATGCTTTTGCACGGTTGAATTTTCGAGGTAGGGAAGTCATTTTTAAAATTCTACTAGTCTCACTTATGATTCCTAGTACAGTATTACTTGTGCCTAATATGATCATTGTAAATCAGCTTGGACTTTATGATACACTTTGGGCGCTCATCTTGCCGTTTACGATGAGTGTATATAATGTATTTTTGATGCGCCAACATTTCTATAGTTTATCTAAAGAGCTTGAAGAAGCAGCAATCATCGATGGTGCTAGTTGGTTTACTATTTTTTGGAAAATTGCGATGCCATTAGCTAAACCGATACTTGTTATTTTGGGGATTTTCACATTTATGTGGAACTACAATAACTACATGTGGCCATTAGTTGTTATAACAACACCAGAAAATTACACATTATCTCTCGGTTTAGGTGCACTAATAAGTGCAGCAGATAAGAATGCCGAGTTATACCCTGTAATGATTGCAGGTTCGGTTATGGTTGCATTACCACTCATTATTGTTTTCTTATTCTTACAGAAGCACATCATGAAGGGTATTAATATTGGTGGAGTAAAAGGTTAA
- a CDS encoding sugar ABC transporter permease gives MSMSRKKGKSIKKGSLNDQTKIGYLFILPMIIYFSIFLLLPILLSFVLSFTEWNMRSTPKFVGFENYTNLLFDSVKYPNFWPSLLVTLKYILFSLPVGILLALILASALNANVKGEGFFKTAYYVPNVTSFVAVAAMWVFLLDPLIGMVNQLLGINHSWLGSVTTALPALAVMGIWTGLGYNILIIISAMKGIPDSVYEAAKIDGANPIQRFIYITLPMIQPTIFFLLVTGLIASFQVFDPMYLMTKGGPDGSTMSYMLSLYNHAFRYFEMGTASAMSYILLVIILIVTWINFKFVPEKMDE, from the coding sequence ATGAGTATGTCTAGAAAAAAAGGTAAAAGCATCAAAAAAGGTTCCCTTAATGATCAAACTAAGATTGGTTATTTATTCATTTTACCAATGATCATTTATTTTAGTATATTTTTATTACTACCTATTTTATTATCATTTGTGCTAAGTTTCACAGAATGGAACATGAGAAGCACACCTAAGTTTGTTGGCTTTGAAAACTATACGAATTTACTTTTTGATTCGGTGAAATATCCAAATTTTTGGCCTTCATTATTGGTAACGTTAAAATATATTCTCTTTAGTTTACCAGTTGGGATACTTCTTGCACTTATTTTGGCATCTGCATTAAATGCAAATGTAAAAGGAGAAGGTTTCTTTAAAACAGCATATTACGTTCCAAATGTAACTTCATTTGTTGCTGTCGCAGCTATGTGGGTGTTTTTATTAGATCCCCTCATTGGGATGGTTAATCAACTATTGGGAATCAATCATAGTTGGCTGGGTAGTGTAACAACTGCGTTACCTGCATTAGCGGTGATGGGTATTTGGACAGGATTAGGTTATAACATCTTGATTATTATTTCAGCGATGAAGGGAATTCCAGATAGTGTTTATGAAGCGGCCAAAATCGATGGAGCTAATCCAATTCAACGCTTCATCTATATTACATTACCTATGATTCAACCGACGATATTCTTTTTACTCGTTACAGGACTAATAGCAAGCTTTCAAGTTTTCGACCCAATGTATTTAATGACAAAGGGTGGTCCTGATGGGTCAACGATGTCGTACATGTTGAGTTTATACAACCATGCATTCCGTTATTTTGAAATGGGAACTGCATCGGCTATGTCTTACATTTTGTTAGTTATCATATTAATCGTTACTTGGATTAACTTTAAGTTTGTTCCAGAAAAGATGGATGAGTAG
- a CDS encoding glycoside hydrolase family 2 TIM barrel-domain containing protein, which translates to MYLQSTLSFKTIKGHEVPFQNGTVLPSFDPQKRQSISLAGEWKKKRFQANHEHTMAKRTAEWVKSTEENAQGITNVQYNDERLNTHSIPLPENAMTGEASIHGVETYEDGVWYRRTFSVPSDWEEKEAILKAYAISYVADIWINGKYVGVHEGGYTPFAFNITNFVRAGEINTIVIRVDNPPWGSRYDIIPATEGTDFFNYTGIIHDLFIEASSPVQISRCDIVPVDTSGKVKVKLVVENHSEIAENISVSLKFFQGNEQSPSYLQSPYAEDIKGERQHISGTSEQTLHVEANGVAIWTTEITIDNAKLWDIRKPNLYVCQVELSNEHSIIDQFFTQTGIRTVATNGTKITLNNKPIFLVGLARHEEWPNFGRTASFDRIVNDLLQMKDLSINFVRTSHYPNHIYTYIILDRLGLTAKSEIPLWQFEKEHYEAEETRLHAQQMWREMVLSNYNRPSIILWSTQNESVEVVLRKKHNKRLVNDLRMKYNDHRLITQSAAADQPGYWDESVEPLDVAGWTMYFGVFHGSTPYEGTKNFLEQAHKAWPDKPILNTEYGYWSREDGSEKDKQVHIYTETLRALLEKATVTPDGHENNEGFLAGINYWTVYDWYINHNQFYQTMGLFEMDRKTTKPVFDHLKRDYKKLTNL; encoded by the coding sequence ATGTATTTACAATCAACGTTGTCATTTAAAACGATCAAAGGTCATGAAGTTCCATTCCAAAATGGAACTGTATTGCCCTCTTTTGATCCACAAAAGAGGCAATCAATTTCTTTAGCAGGTGAATGGAAAAAAAAGAGATTTCAAGCCAATCATGAACATACGATGGCGAAACGAACAGCTGAGTGGGTTAAATCGACAGAGGAAAATGCTCAAGGTATCACAAACGTCCAGTATAATGATGAACGTTTGAACACTCACAGCATACCTTTGCCTGAAAATGCGATGACAGGAGAAGCCAGTATCCACGGTGTGGAAACGTATGAGGATGGTGTTTGGTATCGTCGAACTTTTTCTGTCCCTTCGGATTGGGAAGAAAAAGAAGCAATACTAAAAGCATACGCTATCAGTTATGTTGCTGATATTTGGATTAATGGTAAGTATGTAGGTGTTCACGAAGGTGGTTATACACCATTTGCATTTAATATTACAAATTTTGTACGAGCTGGTGAAATTAATACTATAGTCATTCGAGTTGATAACCCACCGTGGGGGAGTCGCTATGACATTATTCCAGCTACAGAAGGAACCGATTTCTTCAATTATACAGGCATTATTCATGACCTATTTATTGAGGCATCTTCTCCTGTACAAATAAGCAGGTGTGATATTGTACCAGTTGATACATCAGGAAAAGTAAAGGTGAAATTAGTTGTTGAAAACCATAGTGAAATAGCAGAAAATATATCAGTTTCATTAAAGTTCTTTCAAGGTAATGAACAATCACCATCCTATTTGCAATCGCCGTATGCAGAGGATATAAAAGGTGAACGGCAGCATATTTCCGGTACGAGCGAGCAAACATTGCACGTTGAAGCTAATGGTGTGGCGATTTGGACGACGGAAATAACAATAGACAATGCAAAGCTGTGGGATATTAGAAAGCCAAATTTATACGTTTGCCAGGTTGAGCTTTCTAATGAGCATTCTATTATAGATCAATTTTTTACCCAGACTGGAATTCGTACGGTTGCCACTAATGGGACAAAGATTACATTAAATAACAAACCTATCTTTCTTGTTGGTTTAGCAAGGCATGAAGAATGGCCTAATTTTGGAAGAACTGCTTCTTTTGATCGTATCGTTAATGATTTATTACAAATGAAAGACTTATCAATAAATTTTGTGAGAACATCACATTATCCTAATCACATTTACACTTACATTATCCTTGATCGATTAGGTCTTACAGCAAAGAGTGAAATACCATTATGGCAATTTGAGAAAGAGCATTATGAGGCTGAAGAAACTAGGCTTCATGCACAACAAATGTGGCGCGAAATGGTGTTATCAAACTATAATCGTCCATCTATTATTTTGTGGAGTACGCAAAATGAATCTGTTGAGGTTGTATTAAGAAAGAAGCATAATAAACGATTAGTGAATGACTTACGTATGAAGTATAACGATCATCGACTCATTACGCAGAGCGCAGCAGCTGACCAGCCAGGATATTGGGATGAATCCGTAGAACCACTCGACGTTGCAGGGTGGACGATGTATTTCGGTGTTTTTCATGGCAGTACACCGTATGAAGGCACGAAAAACTTTTTAGAACAGGCTCATAAGGCATGGCCGGACAAGCCTATCTTAAATACAGAATACGGATACTGGTCCCGAGAGGATGGCAGTGAGAAGGATAAACAAGTACACATTTATACTGAAACTTTGCGAGCTTTGCTCGAAAAAGCTACTGTTACACCAGATGGCCATGAAAATAACGAGGGTTTTTTAGCTGGCATTAATTATTGGACTGTCTATGACTGGTATATAAACCATAATCAATTTTATCAAACGATGGGCCTATTTGAGATGGACCGCAAAACAACAAAGCCTGTATTTGATCATTTAAAACGGGACTACAAAAAATTAACAAACTTATAA
- a CDS encoding AMP-binding protein — protein MGKEKVWFQHYPKEIPTSIAYEEKTLHQYLKESALEYPEKKALHFLGKEMTFRQVYDQSLSFANFLVDKGLKKGDRVSIMLPNCPQAVIGYYGVLLAGGVVVQTNPLYMERELEHQLIDSGATFILCLDLLYPKVMNVKGKSNIDHVIVTSIKDYLPFPKNMIFPYIQKKQSGIVVKIEENSKTHLFKNVLKNYDPKEIHIKFSPYEDLALLQYTGGTTGLSKGVMLTHMNLVSETTMCNYWIYKSKKGNESVLGLLPFFHVYGMTTVMNYSIMYAAKMILLPKFDAQDTLKAIDKHKPTIFPGAPTIYIALLNHPKINEYDLSSIEACISGSAPLPVEVQEQFEKISGGRLVEGYGLTETSPAVIANMVWDKRKVGSIGVPWPDTDAMILSMETGKSAEVNEIGEILVKGPQVMKGYWNRPEETEATLKDGWLYTGDLGYMDEDGFFFIVDRKKDMIIAGGYNIYPREIEEVLYENEKIQEAIVAGIPDPYRGETVKAYVVIKEGQHCTEEELDAYCRKHLAAYKVPRIYDFRDELPKTAVGKILRRALVDEDKAKLQA, from the coding sequence ATGGGAAAAGAAAAAGTCTGGTTTCAGCATTATCCGAAGGAAATTCCGACTTCTATTGCATATGAGGAAAAAACATTACACCAGTATTTGAAGGAATCGGCATTAGAGTACCCAGAAAAGAAAGCGCTTCATTTTCTTGGGAAAGAAATGACATTTCGTCAAGTCTATGACCAGTCATTATCATTTGCAAATTTTTTAGTCGACAAGGGGTTAAAAAAAGGGGATCGAGTTTCAATTATGCTTCCGAACTGTCCCCAAGCGGTTATTGGATATTATGGAGTACTACTTGCAGGGGGAGTAGTAGTTCAAACAAATCCTTTATATATGGAAAGAGAACTAGAACATCAGCTTATTGATTCAGGTGCAACGTTCATTTTGTGTCTTGATTTATTATATCCAAAAGTAATGAACGTAAAAGGGAAATCAAATATAGACCACGTCATTGTAACTTCCATCAAAGATTATCTTCCATTTCCAAAAAACATGATTTTTCCTTATATACAAAAAAAGCAATCAGGTATTGTAGTTAAAATTGAAGAAAATAGTAAGACACATTTATTTAAGAACGTGTTGAAAAATTATGACCCAAAAGAAATCCATATTAAATTCAGCCCTTACGAAGACTTGGCATTACTACAATATACAGGAGGAACTACCGGTTTATCCAAAGGAGTAATGCTAACACATATGAACTTAGTGTCTGAAACAACAATGTGTAATTACTGGATATATAAATCCAAAAAAGGAAATGAAAGCGTTTTAGGTTTACTACCCTTCTTTCACGTTTATGGAATGACAACGGTTATGAATTATTCGATTATGTATGCAGCTAAAATGATATTATTACCAAAGTTTGATGCTCAAGATACACTTAAAGCTATTGATAAACACAAGCCTACAATCTTTCCAGGTGCTCCAACAATTTATATAGCTTTATTAAACCACCCAAAAATCAATGAGTATGACCTATCGTCCATTGAAGCATGTATAAGTGGTTCGGCACCTTTACCTGTAGAGGTTCAGGAACAATTTGAAAAAATTAGTGGAGGACGTCTAGTAGAGGGGTATGGACTTACTGAAACATCACCTGCTGTTATTGCTAACATGGTATGGGATAAGAGGAAAGTTGGGAGTATTGGTGTGCCTTGGCCAGATACTGATGCAATGATACTTTCCATGGAAACTGGCAAGTCTGCTGAAGTAAATGAAATTGGTGAAATTTTAGTTAAAGGACCACAAGTCATGAAAGGGTATTGGAATCGACCAGAAGAAACTGAAGCAACTCTTAAAGATGGCTGGTTATATACTGGAGACTTAGGCTATATGGACGAAGATGGATTTTTCTTCATTGTCGATCGTAAAAAGGACATGATCATTGCAGGCGGCTATAATATATACCCTAGAGAAATAGAAGAGGTTCTATATGAAAATGAAAAGATCCAAGAAGCGATTGTAGCTGGTATACCAGATCCTTATCGTGGTGAAACCGTAAAAGCATATGTAGTAATTAAAGAGGGTCAACATTGTACAGAAGAAGAGCTGGATGCCTATTGTAGAAAGCACTTGGCAGCTTATAAAGTTCCTAGAATTTATGACTTCCGTGATGAACTTCCAAAAACAGCAGTTGGAAAAATCTTACGTAGAGCGTTAGTGGACGAAGATAAAGCAAAGCTGCAAGCCTAA
- a CDS encoding AMP-binding protein: MEQVEKIWTEHYPKEVPKSLKYEEKTMQEFLKETANKMPEKKALHFLGKEMTFAELYEQALKFANFLKEKGFKKGDTASIMLPNCPQSVIGYFGVFLAGGVVVQTNPLYMERELEHQLVDSSATFILCLDLLYPKVMNVKGKTKIEHIIVTSIKDYLPFPKNLIYPYIQKKQHGIVVTIEEDSNTHKLKSILKNYEANELSIEVSPDEIALLQYTGGTTGLSKGVMLTHNNLTSVTTMCHHWLYKNNDKENIVLGILPFFHVYGLSTVLNFSALYGAKMILLPKFDAGDALKAIDKHKPTVFPGAPTIFIALLNHPKIKDYDLTSIQACISGSAPLPLEVQEQFEKVSGGRLVEGYGLTETSAVALANTVWEKRKLGSIGIPFPDTDGIIFSMETGEPAKVNEIGEIAIKGPQVTQGYWNRPEENEASFKDGWFLTGDLGYVDEEGFFYIVDRKKDMIIAGGYNIYPREIEEVLYENSKILEAVAAGVPDAYRGETVKAYIVLKEGEECTEEELDAFCRKHLAAYKVPKIYEFREELPKTAVGKILRRALVDEEKEKQKKAN; this comes from the coding sequence ATAGAACAAGTAGAAAAGATTTGGACTGAGCATTACCCTAAGGAAGTACCAAAATCACTTAAATATGAAGAAAAAACGATGCAGGAATTTTTGAAGGAAACTGCTAACAAAATGCCAGAAAAGAAAGCGCTTCACTTTCTAGGGAAAGAAATGACATTTGCTGAACTGTATGAACAAGCGCTTAAGTTTGCTAATTTCTTAAAAGAAAAGGGCTTTAAGAAGGGTGACACAGCTTCCATAATGCTACCTAATTGTCCTCAATCTGTTATTGGTTATTTTGGAGTATTTTTGGCAGGTGGAGTAGTTGTCCAAACAAATCCTTTATATATGGAAAGAGAGCTAGAGCATCAGCTAGTAGATTCTAGTGCAACTTTTATTTTATGCCTTGACTTACTATATCCCAAAGTAATGAATGTAAAAGGTAAGACAAAAATTGAACACATCATTGTAACTTCCATCAAAGATTACCTGCCATTTCCGAAAAACCTCATCTATCCTTACATTCAGAAAAAACAACATGGAATTGTAGTTACTATAGAAGAAGATAGTAATACCCATAAATTAAAGAGTATTCTCAAGAACTATGAAGCCAATGAGTTGAGCATCGAAGTATCTCCAGATGAAATCGCTTTACTACAATATACGGGTGGTACAACTGGTTTATCAAAAGGAGTAATGCTCACACATAATAATTTAACATCAGTTACAACTATGTGCCATCATTGGTTATATAAAAATAATGATAAAGAAAATATAGTTTTAGGTATTTTACCATTTTTTCATGTTTATGGCTTATCCACAGTCTTAAATTTCTCAGCATTATATGGAGCAAAAATGATTTTGTTACCTAAATTCGACGCTGGTGATGCATTAAAAGCAATTGATAAACATAAGCCAACTGTATTTCCAGGGGCACCGACAATATTTATTGCATTATTGAATCATCCAAAAATTAAGGATTATGATTTGACTTCGATTCAAGCATGTATATCGGGTTCAGCACCTCTGCCATTAGAAGTACAAGAACAATTTGAAAAAGTAAGTGGTGGAAGGCTTGTTGAAGGTTATGGACTGACTGAAACATCAGCGGTTGCTCTAGCAAATACCGTGTGGGAAAAGCGCAAATTAGGAAGTATTGGTATCCCATTTCCTGATACAGATGGCATCATCTTTTCTATGGAGACAGGAGAACCTGCAAAAGTAAATGAAATTGGTGAGATCGCTATTAAAGGACCGCAAGTTACTCAAGGTTATTGGAATCGTCCGGAAGAAAATGAGGCTTCTTTCAAAGATGGATGGTTTTTAACAGGAGATTTAGGATATGTCGATGAAGAAGGATTTTTCTACATAGTCGACCGCAAAAAAGATATGATTATTGCTGGTGGCTATAATATTTATCCTCGTGAAATAGAAGAGGTGCTATATGAAAATAGCAAAATACTAGAGGCAGTTGCCGCAGGAGTTCCAGACGCTTATCGTGGTGAAACCGTGAAAGCATACATTGTACTTAAAGAGGGAGAAGAGTGTACCGAAGAAGAACTAGATGCTTTTTGCCGCAAGCACTTGGCTGCTTATAAAGTACCGAAAATCTATGAGTTCCGGGAGGAATTACCGAAAACAGCAGTAGGAAAAATACTGCGTCGTGCTTTAGTTGACGAAGAAAAAGAAAAACAGAAAAAAGCTAATTAG
- a CDS encoding ABC transporter substrate-binding protein, translated as MINMKKFMPFASAVALTIGLAGCGTADEGDKAGGAEGGNEIEFWAYEPGSKEHKDSLNALIDEYEEANDVTVKTSYIPKDDFNTKLNSAIAVGKNPDVSYLDQPLVPKFAEDGTLLQLDEYADGENGIDRTQYFTGAFDTNVVDGNLFGLPLNQTTVALFYNKDLVPTPPATWNDWVAMAEEVYVKDQIGAYEGVGTGGWAAWLFPAFVHSGGGSMVNADETEATFGEEAGVEAAELLNSLYKYSDLAVRDSQDAFGNGKLATKISGPWEIDAFKNNFPDLNFGVALIPSKEGVQSYSNIGGDNIVVYENSDSPEAAWGLVKFLTSKENSIAVADITGNFPVQLEAAEDPKYAEDENLSVFLQQMETAVARPRLTDWLKVNDEVIGTALEEITLSGKDAKETLGAAQDRANDILFSE; from the coding sequence ATGATTAACATGAAAAAATTCATGCCATTTGCGTCAGCTGTTGCTCTAACAATTGGTTTAGCCGGTTGTGGTACTGCTGATGAAGGAGATAAAGCTGGAGGTGCCGAAGGGGGCAATGAAATTGAATTTTGGGCTTATGAGCCAGGTTCAAAAGAACATAAAGACTCTTTAAATGCACTAATTGACGAGTATGAAGAAGCAAATGACGTAACAGTAAAAACTTCATATATTCCAAAGGATGATTTTAATACGAAGTTAAATAGTGCAATTGCTGTTGGGAAAAACCCTGACGTTTCATATTTAGACCAACCGTTAGTGCCAAAGTTTGCTGAAGATGGTACGTTACTACAACTAGATGAATATGCAGATGGTGAAAATGGTATTGATCGTACGCAATATTTCACAGGCGCATTCGATACGAATGTAGTAGATGGAAACTTATTTGGATTACCACTTAATCAAACGACTGTAGCTCTTTTCTATAATAAAGATTTAGTACCTACACCACCAGCAACTTGGAATGATTGGGTAGCAATGGCAGAAGAGGTGTATGTGAAGGATCAAATCGGTGCTTATGAAGGAGTCGGTACTGGTGGCTGGGCAGCTTGGTTATTCCCTGCTTTTGTTCATAGTGGAGGCGGAAGTATGGTAAATGCAGATGAGACTGAAGCGACATTTGGTGAAGAGGCAGGAGTTGAAGCTGCAGAATTGTTGAACAGCTTATACAAATACTCGGATTTAGCAGTTCGTGACAGCCAAGATGCTTTCGGAAATGGTAAACTTGCAACGAAAATTAGTGGCCCATGGGAAATTGACGCATTCAAAAACAACTTCCCTGACTTAAACTTTGGTGTTGCATTAATTCCTTCTAAAGAAGGTGTTCAATCTTATTCAAATATCGGTGGAGATAACATCGTAGTATATGAAAATAGTGATAGTCCTGAAGCGGCATGGGGATTAGTTAAATTTTTAACATCTAAAGAAAATTCAATTGCAGTTGCTGATATTACAGGTAATTTCCCTGTTCAATTAGAAGCAGCTGAAGATCCTAAATATGCAGAAGATGAAAATCTATCAGTATTTTTACAACAAATGGAAACAGCTGTTGCACGTCCACGCTTAACAGATTGGTTAAAAGTTAATGATGAGGTTATTGGTACTGCTTTAGAAGAAATAACATTAAGTGGTAAAGATGCAAAAGAAACATTAGGTGCAGCACAAGATAGAGCAAACGATATTTTATTTAGTGAATAA
- a CDS encoding glycoside hydrolase family 30 protein, with product MLEEKRGLFITILLTCIIVGIGVVIVSGNNILSNKKAEPAEVWVTKGDESILLERQEDLVWGKGLSKEDDDYTEILVDGKNQYQEFYGYGAAVSHSSAYNIVNSPERNEILESLFSTENGIGLSVVRVPMGSSDFVGPVFGERKHYTYNDLEDSYETDNELTNFSIEPDKEFIIPVLKQIKEINPNVKIVSVPWSAPAWMKTTHSLLGGAYLTEFNDVYANYFVKYIKAYENEGLTIDYVSVQNEPHFMHGDYPTMYMEHFEQADFVGNFLGPAFEANGIETKIMGWDHNFTDNNTRAEEDIANYGSVLLEDDYASKYISGIAFHGYEADGIKDFGKAFDKISEQFPNAELYMTEITGGGWATNFKDNLLWNMENIILGTPLHNSSMVLLWNLALDEQSGPHLGGCGNCRGVYTVDNDENIVRKEVEYYALGQVSKFVHPINDENPIRIDAKNDNSQLDVVAFMNPDQSIVVSIANKNSENDQNISIRWRGNIGEYTVPPASVVTLKWK from the coding sequence ATGCTAGAGGAGAAGAGAGGTTTGTTTATAACGATCCTACTTACTTGTATTATTGTTGGTATAGGAGTAGTGATTGTATCGGGTAATAATATATTAAGTAATAAAAAAGCGGAACCTGCTGAAGTTTGGGTTACAAAAGGTGATGAAAGCATTCTATTAGAACGTCAAGAAGACCTTGTGTGGGGTAAAGGTTTATCAAAGGAGGATGATGATTACACAGAAATTCTTGTTGATGGTAAAAATCAATATCAAGAATTTTACGGATACGGTGCTGCTGTATCACATAGCTCAGCGTACAATATAGTCAATTCCCCCGAGCGTAATGAAATATTAGAAAGTTTATTTTCAACAGAAAATGGAATAGGACTTTCAGTTGTCAGAGTGCCTATGGGCTCAAGTGATTTTGTGGGACCTGTATTTGGAGAAAGAAAGCATTATACTTATAATGACCTAGAGGATTCATATGAAACTGACAATGAATTAACAAATTTTTCAATTGAACCAGACAAAGAATTTATCATTCCAGTTCTCAAACAAATTAAAGAAATCAATCCTAATGTAAAGATAGTATCTGTTCCATGGAGTGCCCCTGCTTGGATGAAAACAACGCATTCGTTATTAGGTGGAGCTTATTTGACAGAATTTAATGATGTTTATGCAAATTATTTTGTCAAATATATTAAGGCATATGAAAATGAGGGACTTACGATCGATTATGTCTCTGTTCAAAATGAACCTCATTTTATGCATGGAGATTACCCAACTATGTATATGGAGCATTTTGAACAGGCTGATTTTGTTGGGAATTTTTTAGGTCCAGCCTTTGAAGCAAATGGGATTGAAACAAAAATTATGGGCTGGGATCACAATTTTACAGATAACAATACTAGAGCTGAAGAAGACATCGCTAATTATGGTTCGGTTCTCCTTGAAGATGATTATGCTTCAAAGTATATTTCAGGCATAGCATTTCATGGTTACGAAGCTGATGGGATTAAGGATTTCGGTAAAGCGTTTGATAAAATAAGTGAACAATTTCCTAATGCTGAACTATATATGACAGAAATAACAGGTGGAGGTTGGGCTACGAATTTTAAAGACAATCTTCTGTGGAATATGGAAAATATCATTCTAGGTACTCCATTACATAATTCAAGTATGGTATTATTATGGAACCTAGCATTAGATGAGCAATCTGGGCCTCATTTAGGAGGCTGTGGTAATTGCCGTGGTGTGTATACAGTTGATAATGATGAGAATATAGTTAGAAAAGAAGTCGAATATTATGCGCTTGGGCAAGTAAGTAAATTTGTTCATCCGATAAATGATGAAAACCCTATTCGAATAGACGCAAAAAATGATAATTCACAATTAGATGTAGTTGCCTTTATGAATCCTGATCAATCAATCGTAGTTTCAATTGCAAATAAGAATTCAGAAAACGATCAAAATATATCAATTCGTTGGAGAGGAAACATAGGAGAATACACAGTTCCACCTGCAAGTGTTGTTACGTTAAAATGGAAATGA